A genome region from Sphingorhabdus sp. SMR4y includes the following:
- the rpsA gene encoding 30S ribosomal protein S1 → MASTAFPSRDDFAAMLNESLGGEDQGFEGRVVKGTVTGIENDMAVIDVGLKSEGRVALREFAAPGQKADISIGDEVEVYVDRIENVNGEAMLSRDRARREASWDKLEKEYDEGNRVEGIIFGRVKGGFTVDLDGAVAFLPGSQVDVRPVRDVTPLMDIAQPFQILKMDRKRGNIVVSRRAILEETRAEQRSGLIESLAEGQVTEGVVKNITDYGAFVDLGGIDGLLHVTDLSYKRVNHPNEMINIGDTLKVQIIKINKDTQRISLGMKQLESDPWDSATEKYSVGTKLTGSVTNITEYGAFVELEPGIEGLVHVSEMSWTKKNVHPGKIVSTSQEVEVIVLEVDTEKRRISLGLKQAQSNPWTDFADTHPIGATVEGEVKNATEFGLFIGLEGDVDGMVHMSDIAWGISGEDALNLHHKGEQVKAIVLDIDVEKERISLGMKQLEKGAPAMGGADTGGLKKGAVATVTVLEVRDGGLEVQMGDDGATGFIKRSDLGRDRDEQRPDRFQVGQKLDAMITGFDRSKKPNFSIKAHQLAEEKQAVEQFGSTDSGASLGDILGAALKKKEE, encoded by the coding sequence ATGGCCTCAACGGCATTTCCAAGCCGCGACGATTTCGCGGCAATGTTAAACGAATCACTCGGTGGCGAAGACCAGGGCTTTGAAGGCCGCGTCGTCAAAGGCACCGTAACCGGCATCGAAAACGACATGGCTGTCATCGATGTGGGATTGAAATCAGAGGGCCGTGTAGCGCTGCGCGAATTCGCCGCTCCCGGTCAGAAAGCCGACATTTCCATTGGCGACGAAGTCGAAGTCTATGTCGACCGTATCGAAAATGTGAACGGCGAGGCCATGCTGTCTCGCGATCGCGCTCGCCGCGAAGCTAGCTGGGACAAGCTTGAAAAAGAATATGACGAAGGCAATCGCGTCGAAGGCATTATCTTCGGTCGCGTCAAAGGCGGCTTCACGGTCGACCTCGACGGCGCCGTAGCCTTCCTGCCAGGCAGCCAGGTCGACGTCCGCCCCGTGCGCGACGTCACCCCGCTGATGGACATTGCCCAGCCGTTCCAGATCCTCAAGATGGATCGCAAGCGCGGCAATATCGTTGTGTCGCGTCGCGCCATTCTCGAAGAAACCCGCGCCGAACAGCGCAGCGGCCTCATCGAGTCCCTGGCTGAAGGTCAGGTTACCGAAGGCGTCGTCAAGAATATCACCGATTATGGTGCATTTGTTGACCTCGGCGGCATCGACGGCCTGCTCCATGTTACCGATCTTTCCTACAAGCGGGTCAACCACCCGAACGAGATGATCAACATCGGCGACACGCTGAAAGTCCAGATCATCAAGATCAACAAGGATACCCAGCGTATTTCGCTTGGCATGAAGCAACTCGAAAGCGATCCTTGGGACAGCGCCACCGAGAAATATTCTGTCGGCACCAAGCTCACCGGTTCGGTCACCAACATTACCGAATATGGCGCTTTCGTGGAACTGGAGCCTGGTATCGAAGGCCTTGTCCACGTTTCCGAAATGAGCTGGACCAAGAAGAACGTCCACCCGGGCAAGATTGTTTCCACCTCGCAGGAAGTGGAAGTTATCGTTCTCGAAGTCGATACCGAAAAACGCCGCATCTCGCTGGGTCTGAAACAGGCTCAGTCCAACCCGTGGACCGATTTTGCTGATACGCATCCGATCGGTGCCACCGTCGAGGGCGAAGTGAAGAATGCCACCGAATTCGGTCTGTTCATCGGCCTTGAAGGCGACGTTGACGGCATGGTTCACATGTCCGACATCGCATGGGGCATTTCCGGCGAAGACGCACTCAACCTCCACCACAAGGGCGAGCAGGTCAAAGCCATCGTTCTCGACATTGATGTAGAGAAAGAGCGGATTTCGCTTGGTATGAAGCAGCTTGAAAAAGGTGCACCTGCCATGGGCGGCGCGGATACCGGAGGCCTCAAGAAAGGCGCTGTGGCAACCGTCACCGTATTGGAAGTTCGCGACGGCGGCCTCGAAGTCCAGATGGGCGACGATGGCGCAACCGGCTTCATCAAGCGCAGCGATCTGGGCCGCGACCGCGACGAGCAGCGTCCGGACCGTTTCCAGGTTGGTCAGAAGCTCGACGCGATGATCACCGGCTTCGACCGTTCGAAGAAACCGAACTTCTCGATCAAGGCGCA
- a CDS encoding (d)CMP kinase, with amino-acid sequence MIIAVDGPTASGKGTISKRLAKHFTLPFLDTGLLYRAVGWTLRDQGGNADDPADALAACIFDGTLLDNPGLRSETVGGLASRVSIHPEVRRALDKRQRDFAYQPGGAVLDGRDIGTVIAPDADVKLFVTASSEARAVRRFEEMKRRGEPANFDDILADILKRDERDKNRSTAPLKPAQDADLLDTTDLTIDAAVQQAIALVNARISGRHDKDPA; translated from the coding sequence ATGATTATCGCGGTCGATGGCCCTACAGCTTCGGGCAAAGGCACTATCTCCAAAAGGCTGGCGAAACATTTCACCCTGCCCTTTCTCGACACCGGCCTGCTCTATCGCGCGGTCGGCTGGACGCTCAGGGACCAGGGCGGCAATGCCGACGATCCTGCCGATGCGCTGGCCGCCTGTATATTTGACGGTACCCTGCTCGACAATCCGGGACTGCGCAGCGAAACGGTCGGCGGCCTGGCCAGCCGGGTATCAATCCATCCGGAGGTCCGGCGCGCACTCGACAAGAGGCAAAGGGACTTTGCCTATCAACCGGGTGGCGCGGTGCTGGATGGTCGCGATATCGGTACGGTCATCGCGCCCGATGCCGATGTAAAACTGTTCGTGACAGCCTCTTCAGAAGCGCGCGCCGTGCGGCGTTTCGAGGAAATGAAACGGCGCGGCGAGCCGGCCAATTTCGATGATATTCTTGCCGACATTCTCAAGCGCGACGAGCGCGACAAGAACCGCAGCACTGCACCGCTCAAGCCCGCGCAAGATGCAGACTTGCTAGATACCACCGATTTGACTATAGACGCCGCCGTTCAACAGGCAATTGCCTTGGTGAATGCGAGGATAAGCGGCCGGCACGATAAAGATCCGGCATAG
- a CDS encoding CBU_0592 family membrane protein, with protein MIDGFSANVIGILGSISIVSAYAYNVYAKTVNGFVYNGINLIGALLLTLSLMVHFNLASLLLEIVWILIALGGLWKSYRDHARQDS; from the coding sequence ATGATCGACGGATTTTCCGCCAATGTGATCGGCATATTGGGCAGCATATCGATCGTGTCTGCCTATGCCTATAACGTCTATGCCAAGACCGTGAACGGCTTTGTCTACAATGGTATCAACCTGATTGGCGCCCTTCTGCTCACCCTGTCGCTGATGGTGCATTTCAATCTGGCGTCCTTGCTGCTCGAGATCGTCTGGATCCTCATTGCGCTGGGCGGACTGTGGAAATCCTATCGGGATCATGCGAGGCAGGATTCATGA
- the aroA gene encoding 3-phosphoshikimate 1-carboxyvinyltransferase, translated as MTSNTPQPVTFKPSGPLGGKISVPGDKSISHRALILSALAIGKSRITGLLEGEDVLATADALRAMGAKIEKKDDVWTVHGVGVGGLMQPANVLDMGNSGTSTRLLMGLIASHGISATFTGDASLSKRPMGRVIDPLSDMGADIQARETSDHKSCLPLTVRGLCPAIPIEYRLPVASAQVKSAILLAGLNTPGITRIVEPVLTRDHSETMLRGFGAELNVETDAEGCRIISLTGEAELQPQKIKVPGDPSSAAFMVVAALIVPGSDIVIENVGINPTRAGLFEVLQDMGGDISFKRKRTVGGEPVADIHVRHSPLTGIDVPAAIAPSMIDEFPVLFVAAAMASGTTTTRGLHELRVKESDRLSQMAKGLEALSVKLDEKDDGLTIEGSGGKPLPGARTKPVIETALDHRIAMSFAVAGLVTKSGLAIDDITPVQTSFPGFQDLMQTLASK; from the coding sequence ATGACAAGCAACACTCCCCAGCCAGTAACGTTCAAGCCGTCTGGCCCGCTCGGCGGCAAAATTTCCGTTCCCGGTGACAAATCCATTTCCCACCGGGCCCTGATATTGTCGGCGCTCGCCATCGGTAAAAGCCGGATCACCGGACTGCTGGAGGGAGAAGATGTTCTCGCCACCGCCGACGCCCTGCGCGCCATGGGGGCCAAAATCGAGAAAAAGGACGATGTCTGGACGGTTCACGGAGTTGGCGTTGGCGGTCTGATGCAGCCGGCCAACGTTCTGGACATGGGCAATAGCGGTACATCGACGCGTCTGCTCATGGGGCTGATCGCTTCCCACGGCATATCCGCAACCTTCACCGGCGATGCGAGCCTGTCAAAACGGCCGATGGGCCGCGTGATCGATCCGCTCTCGGATATGGGCGCCGACATCCAGGCGCGCGAGACATCGGACCATAAGTCCTGTCTGCCGCTGACGGTAAGAGGCCTTTGCCCGGCCATTCCGATTGAATATCGGCTACCGGTTGCCTCTGCGCAGGTCAAATCGGCGATTCTTCTGGCCGGTCTCAACACGCCGGGCATCACGCGGATCGTCGAACCCGTGCTTACCCGGGACCATAGCGAGACCATGCTCCGGGGGTTCGGCGCGGAGCTAAATGTAGAGACCGATGCCGAGGGTTGCCGGATCATCTCTCTGACCGGCGAAGCGGAACTGCAGCCGCAAAAGATCAAGGTGCCCGGCGACCCTTCTTCCGCTGCCTTCATGGTGGTTGCGGCCCTGATCGTGCCCGGATCGGATATTGTCATTGAAAATGTCGGGATCAATCCGACCCGTGCCGGCCTGTTCGAAGTGCTGCAGGATATGGGCGGTGACATCAGTTTCAAAAGGAAGCGCACGGTCGGCGGCGAACCGGTGGCGGATATTCATGTCCGGCACAGCCCGCTCACCGGCATCGACGTGCCGGCGGCCATCGCGCCCAGCATGATCGACGAATTTCCCGTTCTGTTCGTCGCGGCGGCGATGGCCAGCGGCACCACCACCACCCGCGGCCTGCATGAATTGCGGGTCAAGGAATCCGACCGCCTTTCACAAATGGCCAAGGGCCTGGAGGCGCTCAGCGTAAAGCTCGACGAGAAGGACGACGGTCTGACTATCGAAGGCAGTGGCGGCAAACCATTGCCGGGCGCGCGCACCAAGCCGGTGATCGAGACCGCGCTGGACCACCGTATAGCGATGAGCTTCGCAGTGGCAGGCCTGGTGACAAAATCCGGCCTCGCGATCGACGATATCACGCCCGTGCAGACCAGTTTCCCGGGGTTTCAAGACCTCATGCAGACGCTCGCCTCCAAATGA
- a CDS encoding TIGR02300 family protein, which yields MVKPEWGTKRTCPKCGTRFYDLGKEDPATCVECGESFVPEAVLKSKQPLPFEAPKKAVKKDEDSVDDDDLDINIDDDEPSPDNEVDLGGDDDLGVSKGKGDDEPDET from the coding sequence ATGGTTAAACCGGAATGGGGCACAAAGCGCACATGCCCGAAATGTGGAACACGTTTTTACGATCTGGGCAAAGAAGACCCGGCTACCTGCGTTGAATGCGGAGAAAGCTTCGTGCCGGAAGCGGTACTCAAATCCAAGCAGCCTTTGCCTTTTGAAGCGCCGAAGAAGGCCGTGAAGAAGGACGAGGATTCGGTTGACGATGATGATCTGGACATCAACATCGATGATGACGAGCCGTCCCCGGACAACGAAGTCGACCTTGGTGGCGACGATGATCTGGGCGTCAGCAAAGGCAAAGGTGACGACGAACCCGACGAAACCTAA
- a CDS encoding AI-2E family transporter — protein MEDDTHHNGQNASIEPFTGGPLSQTKPTRRQYSTIIFLLSLGLFLAVPFVLSAGAVFFRPLFAAMVIMLMLLPLTGALAKQGMPNPIAAFLSVLAFLLFLVFGFLLILQPALELAERFPDITNILQERLVDIRQFTASVSQMGTEFSSTIGESRGQEVVLASPTVMEEAAYATPAVLLELLLVLLLVYFMLESRLRLKRIILSKRSTLATSLKAARAGRSITGDLSHYIGAVTTINIAVGVIVASGAWALDIESPLMWGGLAAILNFIPYLGPMLMAVLLFGFGAASTGDLSGGLVPTLAYIALQTIEANLVTPSILGRRFSMNPVVILLAISYFTWIWGLAGALIAVPLLIVGKALLAQTGSPNIVGFILGEPLFASPDDMQTESQDH, from the coding sequence TTGGAGGATGACACACATCATAACGGCCAGAATGCCAGCATTGAGCCCTTCACCGGTGGGCCGCTGAGTCAGACGAAACCGACACGAAGGCAATATTCAACGATAATTTTCCTTTTGTCGCTCGGACTGTTCCTTGCCGTGCCCTTCGTTCTGTCTGCCGGTGCGGTGTTCTTCCGACCGCTGTTTGCTGCCATGGTCATCATGTTGATGCTGCTGCCATTGACCGGCGCATTGGCAAAGCAGGGAATGCCAAACCCGATCGCCGCCTTTCTCTCCGTCCTCGCTTTTCTCCTCTTTCTCGTGTTCGGGTTCCTGCTGATCCTGCAGCCGGCCCTGGAGCTGGCCGAACGATTTCCGGATATCACCAACATATTGCAGGAACGGCTGGTGGATATCCGCCAGTTCACCGCGTCGGTTTCGCAGATGGGGACAGAATTCTCTTCCACCATCGGCGAATCCAGAGGCCAGGAAGTGGTGCTGGCCAGTCCCACCGTCATGGAAGAAGCGGCCTATGCGACCCCGGCCGTGCTCCTTGAACTTCTTCTGGTCCTGTTGCTGGTCTATTTCATGCTCGAGTCGCGTCTGCGGCTAAAGCGGATCATATTGTCGAAACGATCGACCCTGGCCACCAGCCTGAAAGCGGCCCGGGCCGGGCGCAGCATTACCGGAGACCTGTCCCACTATATCGGCGCTGTGACCACGATCAATATCGCGGTGGGCGTGATCGTCGCCTCCGGCGCCTGGGCACTCGATATCGAATCGCCACTCATGTGGGGTGGTCTGGCGGCGATACTGAACTTCATTCCCTACCTAGGCCCCATGCTGATGGCGGTGCTCCTGTTCGGTTTCGGTGCGGCCTCCACGGGCGACCTGAGCGGTGGCCTGGTCCCGACGCTGGCCTATATCGCCCTGCAAACCATCGAAGCCAATCTGGTCACGCCGTCGATTCTCGGCAGGCGCTTTTCGATGAACCCGGTCGTCATCCTGCTGGCTATCAGCTATTTCACATGGATCTGGGGATTGGCGGGAGCCCTGATCGCGGTGCCGCTGCTGATCGTGGGCAAGGCGCTGCTTGCCCAGACGGGCAGCCCCAATATCGTCGGCTTCATTCTCGGAGAGCCGCTATTCGCTTCGCCAGATGATATGCAGACCGAATCGCAAGATCATTGA
- a CDS encoding NAD(P)/FAD-dependent oxidoreductase, producing MAKVPTHYDAIILGAGGAGLMCAAVAGQRGRKILLIDHADEPGKKILISGGGRCNFTNIGTAPDRYLSQNKHFAKSALSRYSAADFIALVDRHGIDWHEKTLGQLFCDGSARQIVDMLLSECPENSVTLSLGKTISAVSHNDGRYRVEYGGETAFAPSLVVATGGPSIPKMGATGFAYDLARQFGLKIVEPRPALVPLTLGGEETLFRSLSGVSAPVIARCGKTAFREAALFTHKGLSGPAILQISSYWQHGESIEIDFLPDLQDDWLVQAKKSLPRLSLRKAINAHLPARLTDTLVERIALEGELGNLTDKKLDEAARRLSHWRFMPSGTEGFAKAEVTAGGISTAELSSKNMEARQVPGFYAIGEAVDVTGWLGGYNFQWAWASGHAAGKAI from the coding sequence ATGGCCAAAGTACCCACCCATTATGATGCGATAATTCTTGGTGCCGGCGGGGCCGGTCTGATGTGCGCCGCAGTCGCCGGTCAACGCGGGCGGAAGATATTGCTCATCGATCATGCCGACGAGCCGGGGAAGAAAATCCTGATTTCCGGGGGCGGGCGCTGCAATTTTACCAATATCGGCACCGCGCCGGACCGTTATCTGTCGCAAAACAAGCATTTCGCCAAATCGGCGCTCAGCCGCTATTCTGCCGCTGATTTCATCGCGTTGGTCGACCGCCATGGCATCGACTGGCACGAAAAAACGCTCGGACAGCTTTTCTGTGACGGCTCGGCGCGGCAGATTGTCGATATGTTGTTGTCGGAATGTCCGGAAAACAGCGTCACGCTGTCGCTGGGAAAGACAATCAGTGCCGTCAGCCATAATGACGGTCGCTATCGCGTCGAATATGGTGGTGAGACGGCCTTTGCACCCTCGCTTGTTGTTGCGACTGGCGGTCCTTCCATCCCGAAAATGGGGGCAACCGGATTCGCTTATGATCTTGCCCGCCAGTTCGGCCTGAAAATTGTCGAGCCACGGCCCGCGCTGGTGCCCTTGACCCTGGGCGGCGAAGAAACCCTTTTCCGGTCGCTCTCCGGCGTGTCCGCCCCGGTTATCGCGCGCTGCGGGAAAACGGCATTTCGGGAGGCCGCCCTGTTCACCCACAAAGGGCTGTCCGGTCCGGCGATCCTGCAGATTTCATCCTACTGGCAGCATGGCGAATCGATCGAGATTGACTTTCTCCCAGACCTTCAGGATGATTGGCTGGTCCAGGCGAAGAAATCCTTGCCGCGGCTTTCGCTCAGAAAAGCGATCAACGCTCATCTGCCCGCCCGGTTAACCGACACGCTGGTCGAGCGGATTGCGCTCGAAGGAGAGTTGGGAAATCTGACCGACAAGAAGCTGGATGAGGCGGCGCGCCGTCTGTCGCACTGGCGTTTCATGCCCAGCGGAACCGAAGGTTTCGCCAAGGCCGAAGTCACCGCCGGCGGCATCAGCACGGCGGAACTTTCGTCGAAAAATATGGAAGCTAGGCAAGTACCCGGTTTTTATGCTATTGGCGAAGCCGTTGATGTCACCGGCTGGCTCGGTGGCTATAATTTTCAGTGGGCTTGGGCGAGTGGCCATGCTGCCGGCAAGGCAATATGA
- a CDS encoding DEAD/DEAH box helicase produces the protein MPFSTLSPLIAEALAAHEYDKPTPVQAAVLEPEADGRDLIVSAQTGSGKTVAFGLAMAPQLLDDNGRFPFLVEPLALVIAPTRELALQVSRELTWLYQPAGAQIATCVGGMDASKERRTLRRGAHVIVGTPGRLRDHLERGALDLKNLRAVVLDEADEMLDMGFREDLEEILDATGEERRTLLFSATMPKSIVSLAKRYQKDALRISTVGEDRGHGDIAYQAITVAPADTENAVVNLLRFHEAESAMLFCGTREAVRRLHASLVDRGFSAVALSGEHTQSERNQAMQALRSKRARVCVATDVAARGLDLPTLSLVIHVEIPRDAETLQHRSGRTGRAGKKGTAVIIVPYQRRKRVESMLRGAKINAEWKDAPTRADIRKNDAERLIETLLQPVEIDDDDRELAKRLMAEKTPEEIAAMLVQSHRAKMPAPEQMLDRGAQSQPAPGGPRPGFEDTVWFKMNVGHNQRADARWLLPVLCRRGHITKNEIGAIRINGDDTLFEIPRRVVDKFTAAIAEKRETGGDDTDDIVITQFEGKPRDEAKRNRKGGRGDNAAGKRDYSNASKKFGGKKFGKNKFGDKKQGNKPGGGKPYQKRKPEGEGGSDGGGFKKKADYKKADHKGDRKSGSRDKFGGGGKKPHRGKRPYEGAKSGESKAD, from the coding sequence ATGCCTTTCTCGACATTATCCCCGCTTATCGCCGAGGCGCTTGCGGCACACGAATATGACAAACCGACGCCGGTTCAGGCCGCTGTTCTCGAACCGGAGGCGGATGGCCGCGACCTTATTGTCTCGGCCCAGACCGGCTCCGGCAAGACCGTGGCCTTTGGTCTGGCGATGGCGCCGCAACTGCTTGACGACAACGGGCGTTTCCCGTTTCTGGTCGAGCCGCTGGCGCTGGTGATCGCACCGACCCGCGAGCTTGCCCTTCAGGTGAGCCGCGAACTGACCTGGCTCTATCAGCCGGCCGGTGCGCAGATCGCGACCTGTGTCGGCGGTATGGATGCTTCGAAGGAACGCCGGACGCTGCGGCGCGGCGCGCATGTCATCGTCGGCACACCGGGCCGGCTGCGCGACCATCTCGAACGCGGTGCGCTCGATCTCAAAAACCTTCGTGCGGTGGTCCTCGATGAAGCGGACGAAATGCTCGATATGGGATTCCGTGAAGATCTGGAAGAAATTCTGGATGCTACCGGGGAAGAGCGGAGAACCCTGTTGTTCTCGGCGACCATGCCGAAATCGATCGTATCGCTCGCCAAACGCTACCAGAAGGATGCGCTGCGCATCTCCACGGTCGGCGAAGATCGCGGCCATGGCGATATTGCCTATCAGGCGATCACGGTCGCGCCTGCCGACACGGAGAATGCCGTGGTCAACCTGCTGCGTTTTCACGAAGCGGAATCGGCCATGCTGTTCTGCGGCACGCGTGAGGCGGTGCGCCGTCTGCACGCCAGCCTTGTCGACCGCGGCTTCAGTGCCGTGGCGCTGTCCGGCGAACATACGCAGAGCGAGCGCAATCAGGCGATGCAGGCCCTGCGCAGCAAGCGTGCCCGCGTCTGTGTCGCGACCGACGTTGCGGCGCGCGGGCTGGATCTGCCGACCCTGAGTCTCGTCATCCACGTCGAGATTCCGCGCGACGCCGAGACCTTGCAGCATCGTTCCGGGCGGACCGGGCGTGCCGGTAAAAAGGGGACGGCGGTCATCATCGTGCCGTATCAGCGACGCAAGCGGGTTGAATCCATGCTGCGCGGCGCGAAAATCAATGCCGAGTGGAAAGACGCACCGACGCGGGCCGATATCCGCAAGAATGATGCGGAGCGGTTGATCGAGACCCTGTTGCAGCCGGTAGAGATCGACGACGATGATAGAGAGCTGGCGAAGCGCCTGATGGCTGAGAAAACGCCGGAAGAGATCGCGGCAATGCTGGTGCAGTCGCACCGCGCCAAAATGCCGGCGCCGGAGCAGATGCTCGATCGTGGTGCCCAGTCGCAACCCGCGCCAGGCGGTCCGCGCCCTGGGTTTGAAGACACGGTCTGGTTCAAGATGAATGTCGGCCATAACCAGCGCGCGGACGCCCGCTGGCTGCTGCCGGTGCTGTGCCGCCGCGGCCATATCACCAAGAATGAAATCGGCGCGATCCGGATCAACGGTGACGATACATTGTTCGAAATTCCGCGACGGGTGGTGGACAAGTTTACCGCCGCCATTGCCGAAAAGAGAGAAACCGGCGGCGATGATACCGATGATATCGTGATCACCCAGTTCGAGGGCAAACCGCGCGACGAAGCCAAGCGCAACCGCAAGGGCGGGCGAGGCGACAATGCTGCGGGCAAACGTGATTACAGCAATGCCAGCAAGAAATTTGGCGGCAAGAAGTTCGGCAAGAACAAGTTCGGCGACAAGAAGCAGGGTAACAAGCCCGGCGGCGGCAAGCCTTACCAGAAGCGCAAGCCGGAAGGTGAAGGCGGCTCCGACGGGGGCGGGTTCAAGAAAAAGGCTGACTATAAGAAAGCTGACCATAAGGGTGATCGCAAGTCCGGCTCCAGAGACAAGTTTGGCGGCGGCGGCAAGAAGCCGCATCGCGGTAAGCGTCCCTATGAGGGCGCAAAATCCGGCGAGTCCAAGGCGGACTGA
- a CDS encoding YaiI/YqxD family protein, with amino-acid sequence MQILVDADACPVKDEIYRVADRHGVAVVIVSNSPFRVPNHPLVSRVVVSDAFDAADDYIAERSGARTVVVTSDILLADRCVKAGAAVVASNGKPFTADSIGAAVATRAIMADLRAGMGSENIGGPPPFSKADRSRFLSSLDEILVRLKRLG; translated from the coding sequence ATTCAGATACTGGTTGATGCGGACGCCTGCCCGGTAAAGGATGAAATTTACCGGGTGGCGGATCGTCACGGCGTGGCCGTGGTGATCGTCAGCAACAGTCCGTTCCGAGTGCCCAATCATCCGCTGGTCAGCCGGGTGGTGGTCAGCGACGCCTTTGATGCAGCCGATGACTATATCGCAGAGCGCAGCGGGGCGCGCACGGTCGTGGTCACGTCCGACATCTTGCTGGCCGATCGATGCGTGAAGGCAGGAGCAGCCGTCGTCGCATCGAATGGCAAGCCGTTCACTGCGGATTCCATCGGAGCGGCGGTGGCCACGCGGGCGATCATGGCAGACTTGCGCGCCGGCATGGGTAGCGAAAATATCGGCGGCCCGCCGCCATTCAGCAAGGCAGACCGTTCGCGCTTTCTGTCGTCTCTCGATGAAATACTGGTGCGCTTAAAGCGGCTTGGCTAG